GTTGGAATGACACCGTGACCTGTAATGTTTATTCGTTATTTTTTCAATATGACTTGGATTAACAACGTCTGCCCTTGAAGTGTAGAGCATTCAGTAATAAAGAAGCTGGACATGACTTTCCCTGGAGGGGTTCATGTGTCAAGGAAAGTCTTCATCCCTCATGGCTGTCCCCTTATCTTGAGATTCATTTTAGCTGTGATTTGTTTGAGTGCAATGGGTTTTGCGTGTCCCAAGAGTTGCCACTGCTCCGAGAGGAATGGCTTGTCGGTAGTGCAGTGTTCCTCTCGCAACCTAGAAGAGATTCCCTCTGACCTTCCTCACGATACTGTGTCGCTTTTTCTGTCCTCCAATCACATCACCAAAATTCCAAACCAGGCTTTTAAAAACCTTCCCTGGCTCCAAGAGCTGGACTTGTCAAGGAACGCCATCGAAACCGTGGACGCTGGGGCTTTTCAAGGTGTTACGGAGAGCTTGCGGGCACTCGACCTGTCCCATAATCACATGCAGGGTGTCCCTAAGGAAGCCTTCGCTCGGCTGCATGCCAAGATCAGCCTGTCCAACAACCCATGGCACTGTGAGTGCACTCTTCAGGAGATGTTGCGCGAACTCAGGCTGGATCCCGAGACTGTGAACGAGGTGAGCTGCCACACCTCCGTTCAGGAAGAGTACGCCGGCAAGCCTGTCATCCAGGTCTTGGATTCGGGCATAAACTTTTGTAACTTCCACCATAAGACTACCGATGTGGCAATGTTTGTCACCATGTTTGGTTGGTTCACGATGGTTATCGCTTATGTCATCTATTACGTACGGCATAACCAGGAAGATGCTAGGAGGCATCTGGAGTACCTCAAGTCCCTGCCAAGTAGCTCCCAAATTAGTAAGGACTTTGACACAATCAGCACTGTTCTCTAGCATCAGTCAATGCAGTGTAGGAGTGAATTTGTTTGGCACATTGATGATGGCAAAACGGCAAGCCTTATaagggagagtggggtaagatgtgtCATTTCCTCAGTTTGTCCTCAAGGAAAGGAGAAACGAGGAATCATGAGAAACCTGTATTTgtatgcacttaaaaaaaataatttgctggGCAAAAACCAATTCCAAAGTCTTATTTGCCCTGTACATTATtgacattttcatatataaagaaaaagatttaattctgagaatattttattttcaatattttctaataatagtATTTCACGCAATTGGAACCGAAGCTTACCAAATACCTAACATGCATGAAATGTCTctcttatttatttgctttgagAATAAATTGTCTGCTGCAGAAAATTTAGTTTGACATGCAaaacgccattttttttttttttttttttagaattaaaaaccACCTTTTATTCAATATGCAgtcctttttaaatatttgctccAGTTGGATTGATTATAAAAATTATAGATAGCCACTG
This genomic stretch from Cyprinus carpio isolate SPL01 chromosome B9, ASM1834038v1, whole genome shotgun sequence harbors:
- the lrrc3 gene encoding leucine-rich repeat-containing protein 3 produces the protein MTFPGGVHVSRKVFIPHGCPLILRFILAVICLSAMGFACPKSCHCSERNGLSVVQCSSRNLEEIPSDLPHDTVSLFLSSNHITKIPNQAFKNLPWLQELDLSRNAIETVDAGAFQGVTESLRALDLSHNHMQGVPKEAFARLHAKISLSNNPWHCECTLQEMLRELRLDPETVNEVSCHTSVQEEYAGKPVIQVLDSGINFCNFHHKTTDVAMFVTMFGWFTMVIAYVIYYVRHNQEDARRHLEYLKSLPSSSQISKDFDTISTVL